The Pirellulales bacterium genome has a segment encoding these proteins:
- a CDS encoding glycerophosphodiester phosphodiesterase: MDAVEIIAHRGSSYLAPENTHAAIELAWQEGADAAEGDFRLTADGKIVSMHDDDLRRTAGINRRVADCTLAELQSFDVGAWKSLQYAGERVPTLDELLGTVPGGKRFYVEIKCGVEIIEPLRLVIARCSLDPRQIIPIGLQFDTIAAIKQAIPQCPAYWVVEFQRNSPNAWRPTPADVLCSAQAAGLDGLDLMATGPIDAEFARQIHSAGLGLCVWTVDDPKLARHLIGLGVQGITTNRPGWLRERLRG, encoded by the coding sequence ATGGATGCCGTCGAGATCATCGCCCATCGAGGTTCCTCCTATCTTGCGCCTGAAAATACTCATGCCGCCATCGAGCTTGCCTGGCAAGAAGGCGCGGATGCGGCCGAAGGAGATTTTCGCCTGACGGCCGACGGCAAAATCGTCTCGATGCACGACGACGATTTGCGCCGCACGGCAGGCATCAATCGCCGCGTGGCCGATTGCACGCTCGCTGAGTTGCAATCTTTCGATGTCGGCGCTTGGAAAAGCCTGCAATACGCCGGCGAAAGGGTTCCCACGCTCGACGAACTGCTCGGCACCGTTCCTGGCGGGAAGCGATTCTACGTTGAAATTAAATGTGGCGTCGAAATCATCGAACCGCTGCGTCTGGTCATCGCTAGATGCTCCTTAGACCCGCGACAGATCATTCCAATTGGTCTGCAATTCGACACCATCGCGGCCATCAAACAGGCTATTCCTCAATGCCCGGCCTATTGGGTTGTCGAATTCCAGCGCAATTCTCCAAACGCTTGGCGGCCGACGCCCGCCGACGTTCTCTGCTCAGCGCAAGCCGCGGGGCTGGATGGACTCGATCTGATGGCCACCGGTCCCATCGATGCCGAATTCGCGCGGCAAATCCACTCCGCTGGTCTTGGCCTGTGCGTCTGGACCGTGGACGACCCTAAGCTAGCTCGCCATCTCATCGGCCTGGGAGT